From the genome of Colius striatus isolate bColStr4 chromosome 15, bColStr4.1.hap1, whole genome shotgun sequence, one region includes:
- the SLC25A20 gene encoding mitochondrial carnitine/acylcarnitine carrier protein yields MAEQPQPISPVKNFFAGGFGGVCLVFVGHPLDTIKVRLQTQPKPQPGQLPLYSGTFDCFRKTLVGEGVRGLYRGMAAPIIGVTPMFAVCFFGFGLGKRLQQRKPDDVLTYPQLFAAGMLSGVFTTVIMAPGERIKCLLQIQAATGETKYNGSLDCAKQLYREAGIRGVYKGTVLTLMRDVPASGMYFMTYEWLKNVLTPEGKSVSDLSAPRILFAGGLAGIFNWAVAIPPDVLKSRFQTAPPGKYANGFRDVLRELIREEGVASLYKGFTAVMIRAFPANAACFLGFEVAMKFLNWIAPGL; encoded by the exons ATGGCCGAGCAACCGCAGCCCATCAGCCCCGTGAAGAACTTCTTCGCTGGTGGCTTCGGGGGCGTCTGCCTGGTGTTCGTAGGGCACCCGCTGGACACCATCAAG GTCAGACTGCAAACCCAGCCTAAGCCGCAGCCTGGGCAACTTCCACTCTATTCTGGGACCTTTGACTGCTTCAGAAAGACTCTGGTTGGAGAG GGAGTCCGGGGCTTATACAGAGGAATGGCAGCTCCTATTATTGGAGTGACACCCATGTTTGCTGTGTGCTTCTTTGGATTTGGCTTGGGAAAGAGACTCCAACAGAGAAAACCTGATGACGTTTTGAC ATATCCTCAGCTGTTTGCCGCTGGCATGTTGTCAGGAGTGTTCACAACAGTAATCATGGCTCCAGGAGAGAGAATCAAGTGCCTTTTACAG ATCCAGGCAGCTACAGGTGAAACTAAATACAATGGCTCTTTGGACTGTGCAAAGCAGCTGTACCGCGAGGCCGGCATTCGTGGCGTGTACAAGGGGACGGTGCTCACCCTCATGAGAG ACGTCCCAGCCAGTGGAATGTACTTCATGACGTACGAATGGCTGAAGAATGTTCTGACCCCTGAGGGAAAGAG TGTGAGTGACCTCAGTGCGCCTCGGATCCTCTTTGCTGGCGGCCTAGCTGGGATCTTCAACTGGGCAGTTGCCATCCCACCCGATGTGCTGAAATCCCGTTTCCAGACCG CTCCTCCAGGAAAATACGCAAATGGCTTTAGAGATGTGCTGAGAGAGCTTATCAGAGAGGAAGGAGTAGCATCTCTATATAAAGGCTTCACGGCCGTCATGATCAGGGCATTTCCCGCTAATGCG gcatgttttcttggttttgaagTTGCTATGAAGTTTCTTAACTGGATCGCACCGGGCCTATGA